One part of the Arabidopsis thaliana chromosome 4, partial sequence genome encodes these proteins:
- a CDS encoding P-loop containing nucleoside triphosphate hydrolases superfamily protein — protein MVSPGRSDSTSGENNNPPDGSSGKRSPSSPADKSPSKRQKLEDGGDTLPPSDSSKCVLGDTTPTSGDSQIDASAAAATTSQPPPVAQAILQEKASFERWTYVHSRFENPWCRLLSQSAQYPSINIFLSVFKFLDGELSSYSFKITRIQRKGNVLAVLETMGNNGHMWINGNYAEGNINHVLNSGDEVVYQQMPIVAAKPGSVQVPAGKFLDLERMTGHSIISSLERLIHASSKSHQAPESMVQVDGMEGIFSVNNQDSKMEILDEKNEVTSNSQQASTSGNGLQSAIFREAIQAGFVRGENMEVSFKNFPYYLSEYTKAALLYASYIHLKKKEYVQFVSDMTPMNPRILLSGPAGSEIYQETLAKALARDLEAKLLIFDSYPILGFTRGKFLHLHLFVYFPDYGYEITALTAKEVESLRDGLASNKSCKLPNQSIELIDQGKSSDLSAGGGVASSLSPAASSDSDSQLQLEPETLPRSVNHTLKKGMPPLHCLQQKILLQSSWISGLRILHLEEKNTCRGPPNGTTGKVILVFDENPSAKVGVRFDKPIPDGVDLGELCESGHGFFCKATDLPFKSSSFKDLVRLLVNTLFEVVHSESRTCPFILFLKDAEKSVAGNFDLYSAFQIRLEYLPENVIVICSQTHSDHLKDIGRQKKQGKEVPHATELLAELFENKITIQMPQDEKRLTLWKHQMDRDAETSKVKSNFNHLRMVLRRRGLGCEGLETTWSRMCLKDLTLQRDSVEKIIGWAFGNHISKNPDTDPAKVTLSRESIEFGIGLLQNDLKGSTSSKKDIVVENVFEKRLLSDVILPSDIDVTFDDIGALEKVKDILKELVMLPLQRPELFCKGELTKPCKGILLFGPPGTGKTMLAKAVAKEADANFINISMSSITSKWFGEGEKYVKAVFSLASKMSPSVIFVDEVDSMLGRREHPREHEASRKIKNEFMMHWDGLTTQERERVLVLAATNRPFDLDEAVIRRLPRRLMVGLPDTSNRAFILKVILAKEDLSPDLDIGEIASMTNGYSGSDLKNLCVTAAHRPIKEILEKEKRERDAALAQGKVPPPLSGSSDLRALNVEDFRDAHKWVSASVSSESATMTALQQWNKLHGEGGSGKQQSFSFYT, from the exons aTGGTGTCACCGGGACGGAGTGATTCTACCTCCGGCGAGAACAATAACCCGCCCGACGGAAGCAGCGGCAAGAGATCTCCATCTTCTCCCGCAGATAAATCTCCATCCAAACGCCAAAAG TTGGAAGATGGCGGCGATACACTACCTCCTTCGGATTCTAGTAAATGCGTGTTAGGCGACACTACTCCAACCTCTGGAGACTCCCAGATTGATGCCTCTGCGGCGGCTGCTACGACGTCGCAACCACCACCTGTTGCGCAAG CGATTTTGCAAGAGAAGGCAAGTTTTGAAAGATGGACATATGTACACAGTAGGTTTGAGAACCCGTGGTGTCGATTGCTATCACAGTCTGCACAG TATCCAAGcataaacatttttctatCAGTCTTCAAATTCTTAGACGGAGAACTCAGTTCATACTCGTTCAAGATCACAAGAATTCAg CGCAAAGGCAATGTTTTAGCGGTTCTAGAGACCATGGGAAACAATGGACATATGTGGATAAACGGAAATTATGCCGAGGGGAATATCAACCATGTGCTAAACTCTGGTGACGAAGTG GTATATCAGCAAATGCCTATAGTTGCAGCAAAACCTGGTTCAGTTCAGGTTCCTGCAGGAAAGTTTCTAGACCTAGAGAGAATGACAGGTCATTCAATTATATCATCGCTTGAAAGATTGATCCATGCATCCAGTAAGAGCCACCAAGCGCCAGAGTCGATGGTCCAAGTTGACGGCATGGAAGGAATTTTTTCTGTTAACAACCAAGATTCCAAAATGGAG ATATTGGATGAGAAAAACGAGGTGACAAGTAATTCACAACAAGCTTCAACATCAGGCAATGGTCTGCAATCTGCAATATTCAGAGAAGCCATTCAAGCTGGTTTTGTTAGAGGCGAAAACATGGAAGTTTCATTCAAAAATTTTCCCTATTATTTGAG TGAATATACAAAGGCTGCCTTATTATATGCTTCATATATAcatctgaagaaaaaagaatatgtcCAATTTGTCTCCGACATGACCCCTATGAATCCAAGGATATTGCTTTCTGGTCCCGCAG GGTCTGAAATATACCAAGAGACGTTAGCTAAAGCACTTGCCCGTGACCTCGAGGCGAAATTGCTAATATTTGACAGCTATCCAATTTTGGGG TTTACAAGAGGAAAGTTTTTGCATCTACACTTATTTGTCTATTTTCCTGATTACGGGTATGAGATTACT GCTCTGACTGCTAAGGAAGTTGAGTCACTGAGGGATGGACTTGCTTCTAATAAGTCATGTAAGCTTCCCAATCAGAGTATTGAGCTCATTGATCAAGGGAAAAGCTCGGATTTGTCAGCCGGTGGAGGAGTTGCTTCTAGCCTTTCTCCTGCTGCTTCTTCTGATTCAGACTCACAGCTACAGTTGGAGCCGGAGACTTTACCTCGTTCAGTGAATCATACTTTGAAGAAAGGCATGCCCCCATTACATTGTTTGCAACAGAAGATTCTACTTCAATCTTCTTGGATTTCTGGTTTGCGGATACTtcatttggaagaaaaaaacacttgcAG GGGACCTCCTAATGGGACTACAGGGAAAGTAATTTTAGTGTTTGATGAGAATCCTTCAGCTAAAGTGGGTGTTAGATTTGATAAGCCAATACCTGATGGAGTTGATCTTGGTGAACTATGTGAAAGCGGACATGGGTTCTTCTGCAAAG CTACTGATCTTCCGTTCAAAAGCTCGAGTTTTAAGGATCTAGTTAGATTACTTGTTAACACATTGTTTGAG GTTGTCCATTCTGAGAGCAGAACTTGTCCGtttattctatttttgaaAGATGCTGAGAAATCTGTTGCTGGAAACTTCGATTTGTACTCTGCGTTCCAAATCAGACTTGAATATCTCCCAGAAAACGTAATTGTGATCTGTTCACAGACACACTCAGATCATCTCAAG GATATTGGAAGACAAAAGAAGCAAGGGAAGGAAGTCCCACATGCAACAGAACTTCTAGCGGAGCTCTTTGAGAATAAAATTACTATTCAGATGCCACAG GATGAGAAACGTCTTACATTGTGGAAGCATCAAATGGATCGTGATGCTGAGACTTCGAAAGTGAAGTCTAACTTCAATCACTTGCGCATG GTGTTGCGACGACGTGGTCTAGGATGTGAAGGACTTGAGACGACGTGGTCTAGGATGTGCCTGAAGGATCTCACACTTCAAAGAGACA GTGTAGAAAAGATCATTGGATGGGCTTTTGGTAACCATATAAGCAAAAATCCTGATACTGATCCAGCTAAGGTTACTTTGTCTCGAGAGAG CATAGAATTTGGAATAGGACTCTTACAGAATGATCTAAAAGGTTCTACGAGCTCAAAGAAG GACATTGTGGTAGAAAATGTGTTTGAGAAGAGGCTTCTAAGTGATGTAATTCTGCCCAGTGACATTGATGTTACATTTGATGACATTGGGGCACTTGAGAAAGTCAAAGATATCTTAAAGGAACTGGTTATGCTTCCTTTACAACGGCCTGAACTTTTCTGCAAGGGGGAATTAACAAAG CCTTGTAAAGGAATTCTTTTATTTGGACCTCCTGGAACTGGAAAGACCATGCTTGCAAAAGCAGTGGCAAAGGAAGCTGATGCGAACTTCATCAACATCTCAATGTCAAGCATCACATCTAAG TGGTTTGGTGAGGGTGAGAAGTATGTCAAAGCTGTCTTTTCTTTGGCCAGTAAAATGTCCCCTAGCGTTATCTTTGTGGACGAG GTGGACAGCATGCTAGGCCGAAGAGAACACCCACGTGAACATGAAGCCTCGCGGAAGATTAAAAATGAGTTCATGATGCATTGGGACGGTCTTACGACTCAGGAAAGGGAACGTGTTCTGGTCCTTGCAGCCACAAATCGGCCTTTTGACCTTGATGAGGCTGTTATTAGACGGTTGCCCCGTAG GTTGATGGTGGGACTACCAGATACTTCAAATAGAGCATTTATATTAAAGGTTATACTTGCAAAAGAAGACTTGTCCCCTGATTTGGATATTGGTGAGATTGCTAGTATGACTAATGGATATTCTGGAAGTGATCTTAAG AATCTATGTGTTACTGCTGCCCACCGTCCAATCAAGGAGATattggagaaggaaaaaaga GAGCGAGATGCTGCTCTGGCTCAAGGCAAAGTTCCTCCACCTCTAAGTGGAAGTTCTGATCTCCGAGCTTTAAACGTGGAGGATTTCAGAGACGCACATAAGTGG GTGTCTGCGAGCGTCTCATCAGAGTCTGCGACTATGACAGCGCTTCAACAATGGAACAAACTCCACGGGGAAGGTGGATCCGGAAAGCAGCAATCATTCAGCTTCTACACGTAG
- a CDS encoding P-loop containing nucleoside triphosphate hydrolases superfamily protein, whose product MVSPGRSDSTSGENNNPPDGSSGKRSPSSPADKSPSKRQKLEDGGDTLPPSDSSKCVLGDTTPTSGDSQIDASAAAATTSQPPPVAQAILQEKASFERWTYVHSRFENPWCRLLSQSAQYPSINIFLSVFKFLDGELSSYSFKITRIQRKGNVLAVLETMGNNGHMWINGNYAEGNINHVLNSGDEVVIGLSRIAFVYQQMPIVAAKPGSVQVPAGKFLDLERMTGHSIISSLERLIHASSKSHQAPESMVQVDGMEGIFSVNNQDSKMEILDEKNEVTSNSQQASTSGNGLQSAIFREAIQAGFVRGENMEVSFKNFPYYLSEYTKAALLYASYIHLKKKEYVQFVSDMTPMNPRILLSGPAGSEIYQETLAKALARDLEAKLLIFDSYPILGFTRGKFLHLHLFVYFPDYGYEITALTAKEVESLRDGLASNKSCKLPNQSIELIDQGKSSDLSAGGGVASSLSPAASSDSDSQLQLEPETLPRSVNHTLKKGDRVKFFSTGLYSGPSTLGLRGPPNGTTGKVILVFDENPSAKVGVRFDKPIPDGVDLGELCESGHGFFCKATDLPFKSSSFKDLVRLLVNTLFEVVHSESRTCPFILFLKDAEKSVAGNFDLYSAFQIRLEYLPENVIVICSQTHSDHLKVKDIGRQKKQGKEVPHATELLAELFENKITIQMPQDEKRLTLWKHQMDRDAETSKVKSNFNHLRMVLRRRGLGCEGLETTWSRMCLKDLTLQRDSVEKIIGWAFGNHISKNPDTDPAKVTLSRESIEFGIGLLQNDLKGSTSSKKDIVVENVFEKRLLSDVILPSDIDVTFDDIGALEKVKDILKELVMLPLQRPELFCKGELTKPCKGILLFGPPGTGKTMLAKAVAKEADANFINISMSSITSKWFGEGEKYVKAVFSLASKMSPSVIFVDEVDSMLGRREHPREHEASRKIKNEFMMHWDGLTTQERERVLVLAATNRPFDLDEAVIRRLPRRLMVGLPDTSNRAFILKVILAKEDLSPDLDIGEIASMTNGYSGSDLKNLCVTAAHRPIKEILEKEKRERDAALAQGKVPPPLSGSSDLRALNVEDFRDAHKWVSASVSSESATMTALQQWNKLHGEGGSGKQQSFSFYT is encoded by the exons aTGGTGTCACCGGGACGGAGTGATTCTACCTCCGGCGAGAACAATAACCCGCCCGACGGAAGCAGCGGCAAGAGATCTCCATCTTCTCCCGCAGATAAATCTCCATCCAAACGCCAAAAG TTGGAAGATGGCGGCGATACACTACCTCCTTCGGATTCTAGTAAATGCGTGTTAGGCGACACTACTCCAACCTCTGGAGACTCCCAGATTGATGCCTCTGCGGCGGCTGCTACGACGTCGCAACCACCACCTGTTGCGCAAG CGATTTTGCAAGAGAAGGCAAGTTTTGAAAGATGGACATATGTACACAGTAGGTTTGAGAACCCGTGGTGTCGATTGCTATCACAGTCTGCACAG TATCCAAGcataaacatttttctatCAGTCTTCAAATTCTTAGACGGAGAACTCAGTTCATACTCGTTCAAGATCACAAGAATTCAg CGCAAAGGCAATGTTTTAGCGGTTCTAGAGACCATGGGAAACAATGGACATATGTGGATAAACGGAAATTATGCCGAGGGGAATATCAACCATGTGCTAAACTCTGGTGACGAAGTGGTTATTGGTTTAAGCAGGATTGCTTTC GTATATCAGCAAATGCCTATAGTTGCAGCAAAACCTGGTTCAGTTCAGGTTCCTGCAGGAAAGTTTCTAGACCTAGAGAGAATGACAGGTCATTCAATTATATCATCGCTTGAAAGATTGATCCATGCATCCAGTAAGAGCCACCAAGCGCCAGAGTCGATGGTCCAAGTTGACGGCATGGAAGGAATTTTTTCTGTTAACAACCAAGATTCCAAAATGGAG ATATTGGATGAGAAAAACGAGGTGACAAGTAATTCACAACAAGCTTCAACATCAGGCAATGGTCTGCAATCTGCAATATTCAGAGAAGCCATTCAAGCTGGTTTTGTTAGAGGCGAAAACATGGAAGTTTCATTCAAAAATTTTCCCTATTATTTGAG TGAATATACAAAGGCTGCCTTATTATATGCTTCATATATAcatctgaagaaaaaagaatatgtcCAATTTGTCTCCGACATGACCCCTATGAATCCAAGGATATTGCTTTCTGGTCCCGCAG GGTCTGAAATATACCAAGAGACGTTAGCTAAAGCACTTGCCCGTGACCTCGAGGCGAAATTGCTAATATTTGACAGCTATCCAATTTTGGGG TTTACAAGAGGAAAGTTTTTGCATCTACACTTATTTGTCTATTTTCCTGATTACGGGTATGAGATTACT GCTCTGACTGCTAAGGAAGTTGAGTCACTGAGGGATGGACTTGCTTCTAATAAGTCATGTAAGCTTCCCAATCAGAGTATTGAGCTCATTGATCAAGGGAAAAGCTCGGATTTGTCAGCCGGTGGAGGAGTTGCTTCTAGCCTTTCTCCTGCTGCTTCTTCTGATTCAGACTCACAGCTACAGTTGGAGCCGGAGACTTTACCTCGTTCAGTGAATCATACTTTGAAGAAAG GTGACAGAGTAAAATTCTTCAGTACTGGGTTGTATTCGGGGCCATCTACCTTAGGCTTAAG GGGACCTCCTAATGGGACTACAGGGAAAGTAATTTTAGTGTTTGATGAGAATCCTTCAGCTAAAGTGGGTGTTAGATTTGATAAGCCAATACCTGATGGAGTTGATCTTGGTGAACTATGTGAAAGCGGACATGGGTTCTTCTGCAAAG CTACTGATCTTCCGTTCAAAAGCTCGAGTTTTAAGGATCTAGTTAGATTACTTGTTAACACATTGTTTGAG GTTGTCCATTCTGAGAGCAGAACTTGTCCGtttattctatttttgaaAGATGCTGAGAAATCTGTTGCTGGAAACTTCGATTTGTACTCTGCGTTCCAAATCAGACTTGAATATCTCCCAGAAAACGTAATTGTGATCTGTTCACAGACACACTCAGATCATCTCAAGGTGAAG GATATTGGAAGACAAAAGAAGCAAGGGAAGGAAGTCCCACATGCAACAGAACTTCTAGCGGAGCTCTTTGAGAATAAAATTACTATTCAGATGCCACAG GATGAGAAACGTCTTACATTGTGGAAGCATCAAATGGATCGTGATGCTGAGACTTCGAAAGTGAAGTCTAACTTCAATCACTTGCGCATG GTGTTGCGACGACGTGGTCTAGGATGTGAAGGACTTGAGACGACGTGGTCTAGGATGTGCCTGAAGGATCTCACACTTCAAAGAGACA GTGTAGAAAAGATCATTGGATGGGCTTTTGGTAACCATATAAGCAAAAATCCTGATACTGATCCAGCTAAGGTTACTTTGTCTCGAGAGAG CATAGAATTTGGAATAGGACTCTTACAGAATGATCTAAAAGGTTCTACGAGCTCAAAGAAG GACATTGTGGTAGAAAATGTGTTTGAGAAGAGGCTTCTAAGTGATGTAATTCTGCCCAGTGACATTGATGTTACATTTGATGACATTGGGGCACTTGAGAAAGTCAAAGATATCTTAAAGGAACTGGTTATGCTTCCTTTACAACGGCCTGAACTTTTCTGCAAGGGGGAATTAACAAAG CCTTGTAAAGGAATTCTTTTATTTGGACCTCCTGGAACTGGAAAGACCATGCTTGCAAAAGCAGTGGCAAAGGAAGCTGATGCGAACTTCATCAACATCTCAATGTCAAGCATCACATCTAAG TGGTTTGGTGAGGGTGAGAAGTATGTCAAAGCTGTCTTTTCTTTGGCCAGTAAAATGTCCCCTAGCGTTATCTTTGTGGACGAG GTGGACAGCATGCTAGGCCGAAGAGAACACCCACGTGAACATGAAGCCTCGCGGAAGATTAAAAATGAGTTCATGATGCATTGGGACGGTCTTACGACTCAGGAAAGGGAACGTGTTCTGGTCCTTGCAGCCACAAATCGGCCTTTTGACCTTGATGAGGCTGTTATTAGACGGTTGCCCCGTAG GTTGATGGTGGGACTACCAGATACTTCAAATAGAGCATTTATATTAAAGGTTATACTTGCAAAAGAAGACTTGTCCCCTGATTTGGATATTGGTGAGATTGCTAGTATGACTAATGGATATTCTGGAAGTGATCTTAAG AATCTATGTGTTACTGCTGCCCACCGTCCAATCAAGGAGATattggagaaggaaaaaaga GAGCGAGATGCTGCTCTGGCTCAAGGCAAAGTTCCTCCACCTCTAAGTGGAAGTTCTGATCTCCGAGCTTTAAACGTGGAGGATTTCAGAGACGCACATAAGTGG GTGTCTGCGAGCGTCTCATCAGAGTCTGCGACTATGACAGCGCTTCAACAATGGAACAAACTCCACGGGGAAGGTGGATCCGGAAAGCAGCAATCATTCAGCTTCTACACGTAG
- a CDS encoding P-loop containing nucleoside triphosphate hydrolases superfamily protein (P-loop containing nucleoside triphosphate hydrolases superfamily protein; FUNCTIONS IN: nucleoside-triphosphatase activity, nucleotide binding, ATP binding; LOCATED IN: chloroplast; EXPRESSED IN: shoot apex, leaf whorl, sperm cell, sepal, flower; EXPRESSED DURING: petal differentiation and expansion stage; CONTAINS InterPro DOMAIN/s: ATPase, AAA-type, core (InterPro:IPR003959), ATPase, AAA+ type, core (InterPro:IPR003593), ATPase, AAA-type, conserved site (InterPro:IPR003960); BEST Arabidopsis thaliana protein match is: AAA-type ATPase family protein (TAIR:AT1G62130.1); Has 36802 Blast hits to 34347 proteins in 3158 species: Archae - 1551; Bacteria - 15209; Metazoa - 4767; Fungi - 3515; Plants - 2998; Viruses - 28; Other Eukaryotes - 8734 (source: NCBI BLink).): MVSPGRSDSTSGENNNPPDGSSGKRSPSSPADKSPSKRQKLEDGGDTLPPSDSSKCVLGDTTPTSGDSQIDASAAAATTSQPPPVAQAILQEKASFERWTYVHSRFENPWCRLLSQSAQYPSINIFLSVFKFLDGELSSYSFKITRIQRKGNVLAVLETMGNNGHMWINGNYAEGNINHVLNSGDEVVYQQMPIVAAKPGSVQVPAGKFLDLERMTGHSIISSLERLIHASSKSHQAPESMVQVDGMEGIFSVNNQDSKMEILDEKNEVTSNSQQASTSGNGLQSAIFREAIQAGFVRGENMEVSFKNFPYYLSEYTKAALLYASYIHLKKKEYVQFVSDMTPMNPRILLSGPAGSEIYQETLAKALARDLEAKLLIFDSYPILGFTRGKFLHLHLFVYFPDYGYEITALTAKEVESLRDGLASNKSCKLPNQSIELIDQGKSSDLSAGGGVASSLSPAASSDSDSQLQLEPETLPRSVNHTLKKGMPPLHCLQQKILLQSSWISGLRILHLEEKNTCRGPPNGTTGKVILVFDENPSAKVGVRFDKPIPDGVDLGELCESGHGFFCKATDLPFKSSSFKDLVRLLVNTLFEVVHSESRTCPFILFLKDAEKSVAGNFDLYSAFQIRLEYLPENVIVICSQTHSDHLKVKDIGRQKKQGKEVPHATELLAELFENKITIQMPQDEKRLTLWKHQMDRDAETSKVKSNFNHLRMVLRRRGLGCEGLETTWSRMCLKDLTLQRDSVEKIIGWAFGNHISKNPDTDPAKVTLSRESIEFGIGLLQNDLKGSTSSKKDIVVENVFEKRLLSDVILPSDIDVTFDDIGALEKVKDILKELVMLPLQRPELFCKGELTKPCKGILLFGPPGTGKTMLAKAVAKEADANFINISMSSITSKWFGEGEKYVKAVFSLASKMSPSVIFVDEVDSMLGRREHPREHEASRKIKNEFMMHWDGLTTQERERVLVLAATNRPFDLDEAVIRRLPRRLMVGLPDTSNRAFILKVILAKEDLSPDLDIGEIASMTNGYSGSDLKNLCVTAAHRPIKEILEKEKRERDAALAQGKVPPPLSGSSDLRALNVEDFRDAHKWVSASVSSESATMTALQQWNKLHGEGGSGKQQSFSFYT; the protein is encoded by the exons aTGGTGTCACCGGGACGGAGTGATTCTACCTCCGGCGAGAACAATAACCCGCCCGACGGAAGCAGCGGCAAGAGATCTCCATCTTCTCCCGCAGATAAATCTCCATCCAAACGCCAAAAG TTGGAAGATGGCGGCGATACACTACCTCCTTCGGATTCTAGTAAATGCGTGTTAGGCGACACTACTCCAACCTCTGGAGACTCCCAGATTGATGCCTCTGCGGCGGCTGCTACGACGTCGCAACCACCACCTGTTGCGCAAG CGATTTTGCAAGAGAAGGCAAGTTTTGAAAGATGGACATATGTACACAGTAGGTTTGAGAACCCGTGGTGTCGATTGCTATCACAGTCTGCACAG TATCCAAGcataaacatttttctatCAGTCTTCAAATTCTTAGACGGAGAACTCAGTTCATACTCGTTCAAGATCACAAGAATTCAg CGCAAAGGCAATGTTTTAGCGGTTCTAGAGACCATGGGAAACAATGGACATATGTGGATAAACGGAAATTATGCCGAGGGGAATATCAACCATGTGCTAAACTCTGGTGACGAAGTG GTATATCAGCAAATGCCTATAGTTGCAGCAAAACCTGGTTCAGTTCAGGTTCCTGCAGGAAAGTTTCTAGACCTAGAGAGAATGACAGGTCATTCAATTATATCATCGCTTGAAAGATTGATCCATGCATCCAGTAAGAGCCACCAAGCGCCAGAGTCGATGGTCCAAGTTGACGGCATGGAAGGAATTTTTTCTGTTAACAACCAAGATTCCAAAATGGAG ATATTGGATGAGAAAAACGAGGTGACAAGTAATTCACAACAAGCTTCAACATCAGGCAATGGTCTGCAATCTGCAATATTCAGAGAAGCCATTCAAGCTGGTTTTGTTAGAGGCGAAAACATGGAAGTTTCATTCAAAAATTTTCCCTATTATTTGAG TGAATATACAAAGGCTGCCTTATTATATGCTTCATATATAcatctgaagaaaaaagaatatgtcCAATTTGTCTCCGACATGACCCCTATGAATCCAAGGATATTGCTTTCTGGTCCCGCAG GGTCTGAAATATACCAAGAGACGTTAGCTAAAGCACTTGCCCGTGACCTCGAGGCGAAATTGCTAATATTTGACAGCTATCCAATTTTGGGG TTTACAAGAGGAAAGTTTTTGCATCTACACTTATTTGTCTATTTTCCTGATTACGGGTATGAGATTACT GCTCTGACTGCTAAGGAAGTTGAGTCACTGAGGGATGGACTTGCTTCTAATAAGTCATGTAAGCTTCCCAATCAGAGTATTGAGCTCATTGATCAAGGGAAAAGCTCGGATTTGTCAGCCGGTGGAGGAGTTGCTTCTAGCCTTTCTCCTGCTGCTTCTTCTGATTCAGACTCACAGCTACAGTTGGAGCCGGAGACTTTACCTCGTTCAGTGAATCATACTTTGAAGAAAGGCATGCCCCCATTACATTGTTTGCAACAGAAGATTCTACTTCAATCTTCTTGGATTTCTGGTTTGCGGATACTtcatttggaagaaaaaaacacttgcAG GGGACCTCCTAATGGGACTACAGGGAAAGTAATTTTAGTGTTTGATGAGAATCCTTCAGCTAAAGTGGGTGTTAGATTTGATAAGCCAATACCTGATGGAGTTGATCTTGGTGAACTATGTGAAAGCGGACATGGGTTCTTCTGCAAAG CTACTGATCTTCCGTTCAAAAGCTCGAGTTTTAAGGATCTAGTTAGATTACTTGTTAACACATTGTTTGAG GTTGTCCATTCTGAGAGCAGAACTTGTCCGtttattctatttttgaaAGATGCTGAGAAATCTGTTGCTGGAAACTTCGATTTGTACTCTGCGTTCCAAATCAGACTTGAATATCTCCCAGAAAACGTAATTGTGATCTGTTCACAGACACACTCAGATCATCTCAAGGTGAAG GATATTGGAAGACAAAAGAAGCAAGGGAAGGAAGTCCCACATGCAACAGAACTTCTAGCGGAGCTCTTTGAGAATAAAATTACTATTCAGATGCCACAG GATGAGAAACGTCTTACATTGTGGAAGCATCAAATGGATCGTGATGCTGAGACTTCGAAAGTGAAGTCTAACTTCAATCACTTGCGCATG GTGTTGCGACGACGTGGTCTAGGATGTGAAGGACTTGAGACGACGTGGTCTAGGATGTGCCTGAAGGATCTCACACTTCAAAGAGACA GTGTAGAAAAGATCATTGGATGGGCTTTTGGTAACCATATAAGCAAAAATCCTGATACTGATCCAGCTAAGGTTACTTTGTCTCGAGAGAG CATAGAATTTGGAATAGGACTCTTACAGAATGATCTAAAAGGTTCTACGAGCTCAAAGAAG GACATTGTGGTAGAAAATGTGTTTGAGAAGAGGCTTCTAAGTGATGTAATTCTGCCCAGTGACATTGATGTTACATTTGATGACATTGGGGCACTTGAGAAAGTCAAAGATATCTTAAAGGAACTGGTTATGCTTCCTTTACAACGGCCTGAACTTTTCTGCAAGGGGGAATTAACAAAG CCTTGTAAAGGAATTCTTTTATTTGGACCTCCTGGAACTGGAAAGACCATGCTTGCAAAAGCAGTGGCAAAGGAAGCTGATGCGAACTTCATCAACATCTCAATGTCAAGCATCACATCTAAG TGGTTTGGTGAGGGTGAGAAGTATGTCAAAGCTGTCTTTTCTTTGGCCAGTAAAATGTCCCCTAGCGTTATCTTTGTGGACGAG GTGGACAGCATGCTAGGCCGAAGAGAACACCCACGTGAACATGAAGCCTCGCGGAAGATTAAAAATGAGTTCATGATGCATTGGGACGGTCTTACGACTCAGGAAAGGGAACGTGTTCTGGTCCTTGCAGCCACAAATCGGCCTTTTGACCTTGATGAGGCTGTTATTAGACGGTTGCCCCGTAG GTTGATGGTGGGACTACCAGATACTTCAAATAGAGCATTTATATTAAAGGTTATACTTGCAAAAGAAGACTTGTCCCCTGATTTGGATATTGGTGAGATTGCTAGTATGACTAATGGATATTCTGGAAGTGATCTTAAG AATCTATGTGTTACTGCTGCCCACCGTCCAATCAAGGAGATattggagaaggaaaaaaga GAGCGAGATGCTGCTCTGGCTCAAGGCAAAGTTCCTCCACCTCTAAGTGGAAGTTCTGATCTCCGAGCTTTAAACGTGGAGGATTTCAGAGACGCACATAAGTGG GTGTCTGCGAGCGTCTCATCAGAGTCTGCGACTATGACAGCGCTTCAACAATGGAACAAACTCCACGGGGAAGGTGGATCCGGAAAGCAGCAATCATTCAGCTTCTACACGTAG